A region of the Sinorhizobium arboris LMG 14919 genome:
GAGAAGCCCGCTTCTGCAAGTGTCCGCGATCCTCTCCTCGTTGGCAGGGGGTTGCAGCCCGACCCCGATCCACCACGAACCTCCGACATCGGCTGAGTTGCGGCGGTCGCGACCAAGCGACAGCGCCGGTCAAGCGAACGCGTGCGCATTGAGGCTCATGCGTTCCGTCATCGACGATGATCGGAAGGATCGAATGTGAATAGCGAATCCCATTGTCTCGTGTCTCGCCGGGGTCTGCTTCAGGCGGGCGCGGGCCTTCTGCTGGCGAGTGCGCCGGCACCGTTCCCCGCGCGGTCCGCGCCATCCGACGGCTACCGCATCGTTGCCGCGCCCGCCCGCGCACGACTTCGTCCGGATAAGCCGGAAACGGATGTCTGGACATACAACGGAACGGTTCCGGGCTCGGTCCTGCGCCTTCACCAGGGCGAGCGCGCTCGCCTAGTCGTCGAAAACCGCCTGGACCAGGAAACGACGGTCCACTGGCACGGCATCCGGCTCCTGAACGCCATGGACGGGGTCCCTGGATTGACGCAGCCGCCGATCAAATCCGGCGAGACCTTCGTCTACGAATTCACGCCGCCGGATGCGGGAACTTTCTGGTATCACCCGCACGCGAACAGCCTCGAACAGCTCGGCCGCGGCCTCGCCGGAGCCGTGATCGTCGAGGATCGTGAGCCCGTCGCTGTCGACCGTGACCTTCTCTGGCTCCTATCCGACTGGCGGCTAACGGACGGAGGAGGGATCGCCTCCCGCTTCGGCAATCGGATGGAGGCGGCGATGTCCGGCCGGGTCGGCAACACGGTGACGCTCAACGGCCGGGCCTCGGCGGCAGAGCCTTTCCGGGCGGGCGAGCGCGTCCGCCTGCGCCTCGTCAACGCGTCGCTCGCACGGATCATGGCCCTGCGTTTCGAGGGGCATCGACCGATGGTCGTTGCGATCGACGGCCAGCCCTGCGATCCGCACGAGCCGGAGCACGGCCGCATCCTTCTAGGCCCGGCCATGCGCGTCGATCTTGTCCTCGATCTGGAGGGCGAGCCGGAGCGGCGCTACGACG
Encoded here:
- a CDS encoding multicopper oxidase family protein, whose protein sequence is MNSESHCLVSRRGLLQAGAGLLLASAPAPFPARSAPSDGYRIVAAPARARLRPDKPETDVWTYNGTVPGSVLRLHQGERARLVVENRLDQETTVHWHGIRLLNAMDGVPGLTQPPIKSGETFVYEFTPPDAGTFWYHPHANSLEQLGRGLAGAVIVEDREPVAVDRDLLWLLSDWRLTDGGGIASRFGNRMEAAMSGRVGNTVTLNGRASAAEPFRAGERVRLRLVNASLARIMALRFEGHRPMVVAIDGQPCDPHEPEHGRILLGPAMRVDLVLDLEGEPERRYDVIDDFYDGLSYRLTQIAYDERPVRGHSLDGPVVLTRNPLPEPDLTSPERHTLTLQGGMMGMGGMSGMRGMMGSGMMGGGGGMMGMDHGAAWAINGRAMTGDGHAGMEPALTFKQGRSVVLELRNETAWWHPMHFHGHSLKVLSRNGRAVPHRQWQDTVLMAPKDVVEAAFVADNPGDWMLHCHVMDHQMSGMMTVLRVA